A stretch of the Acanthochromis polyacanthus isolate Apoly-LR-REF ecotype Palm Island chromosome 22, KAUST_Apoly_ChrSc, whole genome shotgun sequence genome encodes the following:
- the LOC110971729 gene encoding collagen alpha-1(IV) chain-like isoform X7, giving the protein MQSRLVEMGSWKQHPTVDRCSFVSRCSFVSRCPLVSRYSFVSRCCFVSRCPLLSRCPLVSKCCFVSRCPLVSRCPLVSRCSFVSRCLLVFRCLLVSRCPLVSRCCFFSRCPLVSRCPLVSRSCFVSRGLVLSPGVHLSPGVVLSPGVLLSPSVVLSPGVLLSPSVVLSPGVLLSPGVPLSPGVVLSLGVPVSLGVVLSLGVLLSPGVLLSPGVVLSPGILLSPGVLLSPGVVLSLGVLLFPGVLLSPSVVLSPGVLLSPSVVLSPSVVLSPVVVLSPGVVLSPGILLSPGVPLSPGVLLSPGVVLSPGILLSPGVPLSPGFLLSPGLVLSPGVPLSPGVVLSPGVLLSPSVVLSPGVVLSPGVVLSPGILLSPGVVLSPGVVLSPGVFLSSGVFLSPGVLLSPGVVLSPGILLSPGVLLSPGVVLSPGVLLSPSVVLSPGVPLSPGVLLSPGVVLSPGVLLSPGVVLSPGVLLSPGVVLSPGVLLSPGVVLSPGILLSPGVLLSPGVVLSLGVLLSPGVLLSPSVVLSPGVLLSPGVVLSPGILLSPGVVLSPGVVLSPGVFLSSGVFLSPGVLLSPGVVLSPGILLSPGVLLSPGVVLSPGVLLSPSVVLSPGVPLSPGVLLSPGVVLSPGVLLSPGVVLSPGVLLSPGVVLSPGVLLSPGVVLSPGILLSPGVLLSPGVVLSLGVLLSPGVLLSPSVVLSPGVLLSPSVVLSPSVVLSPVVVLSPGILLSPGVPLSPGVVLSPGVLLSPGVVLSPGILLSPGVPLSPGFLLSPGLVLSPGVPLSPGVVLSPGVLLSPSVVLSPGVLLSPGVVLSPGILLSPGVPLSPGVLLSPGVVLSLGVLLSPGVLSSPSVVLSPGVVLSPGVLLSPGVVLSPGVLLSPGVVLSPGILLSPGVLLSPGVVLSLGVLLSPGVLLSPSVVLSPGVLLSPSVVLSPVVVLSPGILLSPGVPLSPGVVLSPGVLLSPDVVLSPGILLSPGVPLSPGFLLSPGVVLSPGVPLSPGVPLSPGVLLSPGVVLSPGVLLSPSVVLSPGVVLSPGVVLSPGILLSPGVPLSPGVLLSPGVVLSLGVLLSPGVLLSPSVVLSPGVLLSPSVVLSPGVVLSPGVVLSLGVLLSPGVLLSPSVVLSPGVLLSPSVVLSPVVVLSPGILLSPGVPLSPGVVLSPGVLLSPDVVLSPGILLSPGVPLSPGFLLSPGVVLSPGVPLSPGVVLSPGVVLSPGVLLSPSVVLSPGVVLSPGVVLSPGILLSPGVPLSPGVLLSPGVVLSLGVLLSPGVLLSPSVVLSPGVLLSPSVVLSPSVVLSPVVVLSAGVVLSPGILLSPGVVLSPGVLLSPGVVLSPGILLSPGVPLSPGFLLSPGLVLSPGVPLSPGVLLSPSVVLSPGVPLSPGVLLSPGLVLSLGVLLSPGVVLSLGVLLSPCVVLSPGVLLSPGVVLSPGVLLSPGVVLSLGVLLSPGVVLSLGVLLSPGVVLSPGVLLSPGVVLSPGVLLCPGVPLPPGVVLSLGVLSSPGVLLSPLLVLSPGVLLSPGVVLSPSVLLSPGVFFVSRCPLVSRCPLVSKCSFVSRCPHVSWYPLASRCCFVSRCPLVSRCPLVSRSFFVSRSCFISRCPLVSRCPLVSRCSFVSRCFFFVSRCPLVSRCPLVSRCCFVSWCPLVSRCFFVSRCPLVSRCPLVSKCSFVSRCPHVSRYPLASRCCFVSRCPLVSRCPLVSRCSFVSRCFFFVSRCFFLSLGVLLSPGVLLSPGVVLSLGVLLSPGVVLSPGVLVSPGVLVSPGVLLSPGVL; this is encoded by the exons atgcagagtagactggtggaaatgggcagctggaagcagcatCCAACAGTGGACAGGTGTAgttttgtctccaggtgtagttttgtctccaggtgtcctcttgtctccaggtATAGTTTTGTCTCCagatgttgttttgtctccaggtgtcctcttttgtccaggtgtcctcttgtctccaagtgttgttttgtctccaggtgtccccttgtctccaggtgtcctcttgtctccaggtgtagttttgtctccaggtgtcTTCTTGTCTTCAGGTGTCTTCTTGTTTCCAggtgtcctcttgtctccaggtgttgttttttctccaggtgtcctcttgtctccaggtgtcctcttgtctccaggtcttgttttgtctccagaggtcttgttttgtctccaggtgtccacttgtctccaggtgtagttttgtctccaggtgtcctcttgtctccaagtgttgttttgtctccaggtgtcctcttgtctccaagtgttgttttgtctccaggtgtcctcttgtctccaggtgtccccttgtctccaggtgtagttttgtctcttGGTGTCCCCGTGTCTCTAGGTGTAGTCTTGTCTCTAggtgtcctcttgtctccaggtgtcctcttgtctccaggtgtagttttgtctcctggtatcctcttgtctccaggtgtcctcttgtctccaggtgtagttttgtctcttGGTGTCCTCTTGTTTCCAggtgtcctcttgtctccaagtgttgttttgtctccaggtgtcctcttgtctccaagtgttgttttgtctccaagtgttgttttgtctccagttgttgttttgtctccaggtgtagttttgtctcctggtatcctcttgtctccaggtgtccccttgtctccaggtgttctcttgtctccaggtgtagttttgtctcctggtatcctcttgtctccaggtgtcccCTTGTCTCCAGGTttcctcttgtctccaggtcttgttttgtctccaggtgtccccttgtctccaggtgtagttttgtctccaggtgtcctcttgtctccaagtgttgttttgtctccaggtgttgttttgtctccaggtgtagttttgtctcctggtatcctcttgtctccaggtgtagtTTTGTCCCCAGGTGTAgttttgtctccaggtgtcTTCTTGTCTTCAGGTGTCttcttgtctccaggtgtcctcttgtctccaggtgttgttttgtctcctggtatcctcttgtctccaggtgtcctcttgtctccaggtgtagttttgtctccaggtgtcctcttgtctccaagtgttgttttgtctccaggtgtccccttgtctccaggtgtcctcttgtctccaggtgtagttttgtctccaggtgtcctcttgtctccaggtgtagtcttgtctccaggtgtcctcttgtctccaggtgtagttttgtctccaggtgttctcttgtctccaggtgtagttttgtctcctggtatcctcttgtctccaggtgtcctcttgtctccaggtgtagttttgtctcttggtgtcctcttgtctccaggtgtcctcttgtctccaagtgttgttttgtctccaggtgtcctcttgtctccaggtgtagttttgtctcctggtatcctcttgtctccaggtgtagtTTTGTCCCCAGGTGTAgttttgtctccaggtgtcTTCTTGTCTTCAGGTGTCttcttgtctccaggtgtcctcttgtctccaggtgttgttttgtctcctggtatcctcttgtctccaggtgtcctcttgtctccaggtgtagttttgtctccaggtgtcctcttgtctccaagtgttgttttgtctccaggtgtccccttgtctccaggtgtcctcttgtctccaggtgtagttttgtctccaggtgtcctcttgtctccaggtgtagtcttgtctccaggtgtcctcttgtctccaggtgtagttttgtctccaggtgttctcttgtctccaggtgtagttttgtctcctggtatcctcttgtctccaggtgtcctcttgtctccaggtgtagttttgtctcttggtgtcctcttgtctccaggtgtcctcttgtctccaagtgttgttttgtctccaggtgtcctcttgtctccaagtgttgttttgtctccaagtgttgttttgtctccagttgtagttttgtctcctggtatcctcttgtctccaggtgtccccttgtctccaggtgtagttttgtctccaggtgttctcttgtctccaggtgtagttttgtctcctggtatcctcttgtctccaggtgtcccCTTGTCTCCAGGTttcctcttgtctccaggtcttgttttgtctccaggtgtccccttgtctccaggtgtagttttgtctccaggtgtcctcttgtctccaagtgttgttttgtctccaggtgtcctcttgtctccaggtgtagttttgtctcctggtatcctcttgtctccaggtgtccccttgtctccaggtgtcctcttgtctccaggtgtagttttgtctcttggtgtcctcttgtctccaggtgtcctctCTTCTCcaagtgttgttttgtctccaggtgtagtcttgtctccaggtgtcctcttgtctccaggtgtagttttgtctccaggtgttctcttgtctccag gtgtagttttgtctcctggtatcctcttgtctccaggtgtcctcttgtctccaggtgtagttttgtctcttggtgtcctcttgtctccaggtgtcctcttgtctccaagtgttgttttgtctccaggtgtcctcttgtctccaagtgttgttttgtctccagttgtagttttgtctcctggtatcctcttgtctccaggtgtccccttgtctccaggtgtagtTTTGTCTCCAGGTGTTCTCTTGTCTCCAGATGTAGTTTTGTCTCCTGGTatcctcttgtctccaggtgtcccCTTGTCTCCAGGTttcctcttgtctccaggtgtagtTTTGTCTCCTGGTGTCCccttgtctccaggtgtccccttgtctccaggtgtcctcttgtctccaggtgtagttttgtctccaggtgtcctctTATCTCcaagtgttgttttgtctccaggtgttgttttgtctccaggtgtagttttgtctcctggtatcctcttgtctccaggtgtccccttgtctccaggtgtcctcttgtctccaggtgtagttttgtctcttggtgtcctcttgtctccaggtgtcctcttgtctccaagtgttgttttgtctccaggtgtcctcttgtctccaagtgttgttttgtctccaggtgtagttttgtctcctggtgtagttttgtctcttggtgtcctcttgtctccaggtgtcctcttgtctccaagtgttgttttgtctccaggtgtcctcttgtctccaagtgttgttttgtctccagttgtagttttgtctcctggtatcctcttgtctccaggtgtccccttgtctccaggtgtagtTTTGTCTCCAGGTGTTCTCTTGTCTCCAGATGTAGTTTTGTCTCCTGGTatcctcttgtctccaggtgtcccCTTGTCTCCAGGTttcctcttgtctccaggtgttgttttgtctccaggtgtccccttgtctccaggtgttgttttgtctccaggtgtagttttgtctccaggtgtcctctTATCTCcaagtgttgttttgtctccaggtgttgttttgtctccaggtgtagttttgtctcctggtatcctcttgtctccaggtgtccccttgtctccaggtgtcctcttgtctccaggtgtagttttgtctcttggtgtcctcttgtctccaggtgtcctcttgtctccaagtgttgttttgtctccaggtgtTCTCTTGTCTCcaagtgttgttttgtctccaagtgttgttttgtctccagttgttgttttgtctgcaggtgtagttttgtctcctggtatcctcttgtctccaggtgtagttttgtctccaggtgttctcttgtctccaggtgtagttttgtctcctggtatcctcttgtctccaggtgtcccCTTGTCTCCAGGTttcctcttgtctccaggtcttgttttgtctccaggtgtccccttgtctccaggtgtcctcttgtctccaagtgttgttttgtctccaggtgtccccttgtctccaggtgtcctcttgtctccaggtTTAGTTTTGTCTCTTGGTGTtctcttgtctccaggtgtagttttgtctctaggtgtcctcttgtctccatgtgtagtcttgtctccaggtgtcctcttgtctccaggtgtagttttgtctccaggtgtcctcttgtctccaggtgtagttttgtctctAGGTGTtctcttgtctccaggtgtagttttgtctctaggtgtcctcttgtctccaggtgtagtcttgtctccaggtgtcctcttgtctccaggtgtcgttttgtctccaggtgttctcttgtgtccaggtgtccccttgCCTCcaggtgttgttttgtctctagGTGTCCTCTCTTCTCCAGGTGTCCTGTTGTCTCcacttcttgttttgtctccaggtgtcctcttgtctccaggtgtagttttgtctccaagtgtcctcttgtctccaggtgttttttttgtctctcggtgtcctcttgtctccaggtgtcctcttgtctccaagtgtagttttgtctccaggtgtcctcATGTCTCTTGGTATCCTCTTGCCTCcaggtgttgttttgtctctaggtgtcctcttgtctccaggtgtcctcttgtctccaggtctttttttgtctccagGTCTTGTTTTATCTCCAggtgtcctcttgtctccaggtgtcctcttgtctccaggtgtagttttgtctccaggtgttttttttttgtctctaggtgtcctcttgtctccaggtgtcctcttgtctccaggtgttgttttgtctcttggtgtcctcttgtctccaggtgtttttttgtctctaggtgtcctcttgtctccaggtgtcctcttgtctccaagtgtagttttgtctccaggtgtcctcATGTCTCTAGGTATCCTCTTGCCTCcaggtgttgttttgtctctaggtgtcctcttgtctccaggtgtcctcttgtctccaggtgtagttttgtctccaggtgttttttttttgtctccaggtgtttttttttgtctctaggtgtcctcttgtctccaggtgtcctcttgtctccaggtgttgttttgtctcttggtgtcctcttgtctccaggtgtagttttgtctccaggtgtcctcgtgtctccaggtgtcctcgtgtctccaggtgtcctcttgtctccaggtgtcctctAG
- the LOC110971729 gene encoding protein FAM186A-like isoform X2 encodes MQSRLVEMGSWKQHPTVDRCSFVSRCSFVSRCPLVSRYSFVSRCCFVSRCPLLSRCPLVSKCCFVSRCPLVSRCPLVSRCSFVSRCLLVFRCLLVSRCPLVSRCCFFSRCPLVSRCPLVSRSCFVSRGLVLSPGVHLSPGVVLSPGVLLSPSVVLSPGVLLSPSVVLSPGVLLSPGVPLSPGVVLSLGVPVSLGVVLSLGVLLSPGVLLSPGVVLSPGILLSPGVLLSPGVVLSLGVLLFPGVLLSPSVVLSPGVLLSPSVVLSPSVVLSPVVVLSPGVVLSPGILLSPGVPLSPGVLLSPGVVLSPGILLSPGVPLSPGFLLSPGLVLSPGVPLSPGVVLSPGVLLSPSVVLSPGVVLSPGVVLSPGILLSPGVVLSPGVVLSPGVFLSSGVFLSPGVLLSPGVVLSPGILLSPGVLLSPGVVLSPGVLLSPSVVLSPGVPLSPGVLLSPGVVLSPGVLLSPGVVLSPGVLLSPGVVLSPGVLLSPGVVLSPGILLSPGVLLSPGVVLSLGVLLSPGVLLSPSVVLSPGVLLSPGVVLSPGILLSPGVVLSPGVVLSPGVFLSSGVFLSPGVLLSPGVVLSPGILLSPGVLLSPGVVLSPGVLLSPSVVLSPGVPLSPGVLLSPGVVLSPGVLLSPGVVLSPGVLLSPGVVLSPGVLLSPGVVLSPGILLSPGVLLSPGVVLSLGVLLSPGVLLSPSVVLSPGVLLSPSVVLSPSVVLSPVVVLSPGILLSPGVPLSPGVVLSPGVLLSPGVVLSPGILLSPGVPLSPGFLLSPGLVLSPGVPLSPGVVLSPGVLLSPSVVLSPGVLLSPGVVLSPGILLSPGVPLSPGVLLSPGVVLSLGVLLSPGVLSSPSVVLSPGVVLSPGVLLSPGVVLSPGVLLSPGVVLSLGVLLSPGVLLSPSVVLSPGVLLSPSVVLSPVVVLSPGILLSPGVPLSPGVVLSPGVLLSPDVVLSPGILLSPGVPLSPGFLLSPGVVLSPGVPLSPGVPLSPGVLLSPGVVLSPGVLLSPSVVLSPGVVLSPGVVLSPGILLSPGVLLSPGVVLSLGVLLSPGVLLSPSVVLSPGVLLSPSVVLSPVVVLSPGILLSPGVPLSPGVVLSPGVLLSPDVVLSPGILLSPGVPLSPGFLLSPGVVLSPGVPLSPGVPLSPGVLLSPGVVLSPGVLLSPSVVLSPGVVLSPGVVLSPGILLSPGVPLSPGVLLSPGVVLSLGVLLSPGVLLSPSVVLSPGVLLSPSVVLSPGVVLSPGVVLSLGVLLSPGVLLSPSVVLSPGVLLSPSVVLSPVVVLSPGILLSPGVPLSPGVVLSPGVLLSPDVVLSPGILLSPGVPLSPGFLLSPGVVLSPGVPLSPGVVLSPGVVLSPGVLLSPSVVLSPGVVLSPGVVLSPGILLSPGVPLSPGVLLSPGVVLSLGVLLSPGVLLSPSVVLSPGVLLSPSVVLSPSVVLSPVVVLSAGVVLSPGILLSPGVVLSPGVLLSPGVVLSPGILLSPGVPLSPGFLLSPGLVLSPGVPLSPGVLLSPSVVLSPGVPLSPGVLLSPGLVLSLGVLLSPGVVLSLGVLLSPCVVLSPGVLLSPGVVLSPGVLLSPGVVLSLGVLLSPGVVLSLGVLLSPGVVLSPGVLLSPGVVLSPGVLLCPGVPLPPGVVLSLGVLSSPGVLLSPLLVLSPGVLLSPGVVLSPSVLLSPGVFFVSRCPLVSRCPLVSKCSFVSRCPHVSWYPLASRCCFVSRCPLVSRCPLVSRCSFVSRCFFFVSRCPLVSRCPLVSRCCFVSWCPLVSRCFFVSRCPLVSRCPLVSKCSFVSRCPHVSRYPLASRCCFVSRCPLVSRCPLVSRCSFVSRCFFFVSRCFFLSLGVLLSPGVLLSPGVVLSLGVLLSPGVVLSPGVLVSPGVLVSPGVLLSPGVL; translated from the exons atgcagagtagactggtggaaatgggcagctggaagcagcatCCAACAGTGGACAGGTGTAgttttgtctccaggtgtagttttgtctccaggtgtcctcttgtctccaggtATAGTTTTGTCTCCagatgttgttttgtctccaggtgtcctcttttgtccaggtgtcctcttgtctccaagtgttgttttgtctccaggtgtccccttgtctccaggtgtcctcttgtctccaggtgtagttttgtctccaggtgtcTTCTTGTCTTCAGGTGTCTTCTTGTTTCCAggtgtcctcttgtctccaggtgttgttttttctccaggtgtcctcttgtctccaggtgtcctcttgtctccaggtcttgttttgtctccagaggtcttgttttgtctccaggtgtccacttgtctccaggtgtagttttgtctccaggtgtcctcttgtctccaagtgttgttttgtctccaggtgtcctcttgtctccaagtgttgttttgtctccaggtgtcctcttgtctccaggtgtccccttgtctccaggtgtagttttgtctcttGGTGTCCCCGTGTCTCTAGGTGTAGTCTTGTCTCTAggtgtcctcttgtctccaggtgtcctcttgtctccaggtgtagttttgtctcctggtatcctcttgtctccaggtgtcctcttgtctccaggtgtagttttgtctcttGGTGTCCTCTTGTTTCCAggtgtcctcttgtctccaagtgttgttttgtctccaggtgtcctcttgtctccaagtgttgttttgtctccaagtgttgttttgtctccagttgttgttttgtctccaggtgtagttttgtctcctggtatcctcttgtctccaggtgtccccttgtctccaggtgttctcttgtctccaggtgtagttttgtctcctggtatcctcttgtctccaggtgtcccCTTGTCTCCAGGTttcctcttgtctccaggtcttgttttgtctccaggtgtccccttgtctccaggtgtagttttgtctccaggtgtcctcttgtctccaagtgttgttttgtctccaggtgttgttttgtctccaggtgtagttttgtctcctggtatcctcttgtctccaggtgtagtTTTGTCCCCAGGTGTAgttttgtctccaggtgtcTTCTTGTCTTCAGGTGTCttcttgtctccaggtgtcctcttgtctccaggtgttgttttgtctcctggtatcctcttgtctccaggtgtcctcttgtctccaggtgtagttttgtctccaggtgtcctcttgtctccaagtgttgttttgtctccaggtgtccccttgtctccaggtgtcctcttgtctccaggtgtagttttgtctccaggtgtcctcttgtctccaggtgtagtcttgtctccaggtgtcctcttgtctccaggtgtagttttgtctccaggtgttctcttgtctccaggtgtagttttgtctcctggtatcctcttgtctccaggtgtcctcttgtctccaggtgtagttttgtctcttggtgtcctcttgtctccaggtgtcctcttgtctccaagtgttgttttgtctccaggtgtcctcttgtctccaggtgtagttttgtctcctggtatcctcttgtctccaggtgtagtTTTGTCCCCAGGTGTAgttttgtctccaggtgtcTTCTTGTCTTCAGGTGTCttcttgtctccaggtgtcctcttgtctccaggtgttgttttgtctcctggtatcctcttgtctccaggtgtcctcttgtctccaggtgtagttttgtctccaggtgtcctcttgtctccaagtgttgttttgtctccaggtgtccccttgtctccaggtgtcctcttgtctccaggtgtagttttgtctccaggtgtcctcttgtctccaggtgtagtcttgtctccaggtgtcctcttgtctccaggtgtagttttgtctccaggtgttctcttgtctccaggtgtagttttgtctcctggtatcctcttgtctccaggtgtcctcttgtctccaggtgtagttttgtctcttggtgtcctcttgtctccaggtgtcctcttgtctccaagtgttgttttgtctccaggtgtcctcttgtctccaagtgttgttttgtctccaagtgttgttttgtctccagttgtagttttgtctcctggtatcctcttgtctccaggtgtccccttgtctccaggtgtagttttgtctccaggtgttctcttgtctccaggtgtagttttgtctcctggtatcctcttgtctccaggtgtcccCTTGTCTCCAGGTttcctcttgtctccaggtcttgttttgtctccaggtgtccccttgtctccaggtgtagttttgtctccaggtgtcctcttgtctccaagtgttgttttgtctccaggtgtcctcttgtctccaggtgtagttttgtctcctggtatcctcttgtctccaggtgtccccttgtctccaggtgtcctcttgtctccaggtgtagttttgtctcttggtgtcctcttgtctccaggtgtcctctCTTCTCcaagtgttgttttgtctccaggtgtagtcttgtctccaggtgtcctcttgtctccaggtgtagttttgtctccaggtgttctcttgtctccaggtgtagttttgtctcttggtgtcctcttgtctccaggtgtcctcttgtctccaagtgttgttttgtctccaggtgtcctcttgtctccaagtgttgttttgtctccagttgtagttttgtctcctggtatcctcttgtctccaggtgtccccttgtctccaggtgtagtTTTGTCTCCAGGTGTTCTCTTGTCTCCAGATGTAGTTTTGTCTCCTGGTatcctcttgtctccaggtgtcccCTTGTCTCCAGGTttcctcttgtctccaggtgtagtTTTGTCTCCTGGTGTCCccttgtctccaggtgtccccttgtctccaggtgtcctcttgtctccaggtgtagttttgtctccaggtgtcctctTATCTCcaagtgttgttttgtctccaggtgttgttttgtctccaggtgtagttttgtctcctggtatcctcttgtctccaggtgtcctcttgtctccaggtgtagttttgtctcttggtgtcctcttgtctccaggtgtcctcttgtctccaagtgttgttttgtctccaggtgtcctcttgtctccaagtgttgttttgtctccagttgtagttttgtctcctggtatcctcttgtctccaggtgtccccttgtctccaggtgtagtTTTGTCTCCAGGTGTTCTCTTGTCTCCAGATGTAGTTTTGTCTCCTGGTatcctcttgtctccaggtgtcccCTTGTCTCCAGGTttcctcttgtctccaggtgtagtTTTGTCTCCTGGTGTCCccttgtctccaggtgtccccttgtctccaggtgtcctcttgtctccaggtgtagttttgtctccaggtgtcctctTATCTCcaagtgttgttttgtctccaggtgttgttttgtctccaggtgtagttttgtctcctggtatcctcttgtctccaggtgtccccttgtctccaggtgtcctcttgtctccaggtgtagttttgtctcttggtgtcctcttgtctccaggtgtcctcttgtctccaagtgttgttttgtctccaggtgtcctcttgtctccaagtgttgttttgtctccaggtgtagttttgtctcctggtgtagttttgtctcttggtgtcctcttgtctccaggtgtcctcttgtctccaagtgttgttttgtctccaggtgtcctcttgtctccaagtgttgttttgtctccagttgtagttttgtctcctggtatcctcttgtctccaggtgtccccttgtctccaggtgtagtTTTGTCTCCAGGTGTTCTCTTGTCTCCAGATGTAGTTTTGTCTCCTGGTatcctcttgtctccaggtgtcccCTTGTCTCCAGGTttcctcttgtctccaggtgttgttttgtctccaggtgtccccttgtctccaggtgttgttttgtctccaggtgtagttttgtctccaggtgtcctctTATCTCcaagtgttgttttgtctccaggtgttgttttgtctccaggtgtagttttgtctcctggtatcctcttgtctccaggtgtccccttgtctccaggtgtcctcttgtctccaggtgtagttttgtctcttggtgtcctcttgtctccaggtgtcctcttgtctccaagtgttgttttgtctccaggtgtTCTCTTGTCTCcaagtgttgttttgtctccaagtgttgttttgtctccagttgttgttttgtctgcaggtgtagttttgtctcctggtatcctcttgtctccaggtgtagttttgtctccaggtgttctcttgtctccaggtgtagttttgtctcctggtatcctcttgtctccaggtgtcccCTTGTCTCCAGGTttcctcttgtctccaggtcttgttttgtctccaggtgtccccttgtctccaggtgtcctcttgtctccaagtgttgttttgtctccaggtgtccccttgtctccaggtgtcctcttgtctccaggtTTAGTTTTGTCTCTTGGTGTtctcttgtctccaggtgtagttttgtctctaggtgtcctcttgtctccatgtgtagtcttgtctccaggtgtcctcttgtctccaggtgtagttttgtctccaggtgtcctcttgtctccaggtgtagttttgtctctAGGTGTtctcttgtctccaggtgtagttttgtctctaggtgtcctcttgtctccaggtgtagtcttgtctccaggtgtcctcttgtctccaggtgtcgttttgtctccaggtgttctcttgtgtccaggtgtccccttgCCTCcaggtgttgttttgtctctagGTGTCCTCTCTTCTCCAGGTGTCCTGTTGTCTCcacttcttgttttgtctccaggtgtcctcttgtctccaggtgtagttttgtctccaagtgtcctcttgtctccaggtgttttttttgtctctcggtgtcctcttgtctccaggtgtcctcttgtctccaagtgtagttttgtctccaggtgtcctcATGTCTCTTGGTATCCTCTTGCCTCcaggtgttgttttgtctctaggtgtcctcttgtctccaggtgtcctcttgtctccag gtgtagttttgtctccaggtgttttttttttgtctctaggtgtcctcttgtctccaggtgtcctcttgtctccaggtgttgttttgtctcttggtgtcctcttgtctccaggtgtttttttgtctctaggtgtcctcttgtctccaggtgtcctcttgtctccaagtgtagttttgtctccaggtgtcctcATGTCTCTAGGTATCCTCTTGCCTCcaggtgttgttttgtctctaggtgtcctcttgtctccaggtgtcctcttgtctccaggtgtagttttgtctccaggtgttttttttttgtctccaggtgtttttttttgtctctaggtgtcctcttgtctccaggtgtcctcttgtctccaggtgttgttttgtctcttggtgtcctcttgtctccaggtgtagttttgtctccaggtgtcctcgtgtctccaggtgtcctcgtgtctccaggtgtcctcttgtctccaggtgtcctctAG